One window from the genome of Myxocyprinus asiaticus isolate MX2 ecotype Aquarium Trade chromosome 30, UBuf_Myxa_2, whole genome shotgun sequence encodes:
- the tert gene encoding telomerase reverse transcriptase isoform X3 has product MTDGRLKHVLDILRSLYPSVQTLEEFTHGLVFSDGQKPLLLEESDGARFKTLLRGLMICALTPLQQLRAPAQLSTLPEVLAFTLNHIKRKKLRNVLGFSYQCSDVLACSDPFRFHGDISQSAAYISTSELWKKINQRLGTEITRYLLQDCAIFITVPPSCLLQVCGEPLYDLLLPQTCSGFFLSHVSPQMSYNLTRKIPFRTRIIKSNRNIVMEKTKKRDRNEDAEDKHKDFPATKRQRVIMETEKGIDTLEKDLGPRTDTNRPSTARPQSHGVKSWKAADQCPPRPSHCSIRVLSMLYNGRGMKCFLLNRKLKAGMSAVRRLQGVDLVRLVFLQEQSNVSDGKSKPKKLPKRFFNTVPLFSRLLRQHRKCPYTLFLQRKCSRNTWEQDVESLLGSHYSPYRVYLFVRECLRYVIPEELWGSQENQLHFLSNVKNFLRLGKFERFSLAQLMWRMKVTDCHWLGPNKRQCASEHRYREWIFGQFLLWLLNEYVIGLVKALFYVTESMGQKHTLRFYRREVWSKLYERAFRVHLSKGQWRALSPSEVIKFPKTTIKSRIRFIPKTNSMRPITRLSGTREALQHFQSCVRVLQNVLSVCVREAPGPMGSTVWGWQDIQRVLAEFTPQQKCSPRPLYFVKVDVSGAYDSLPHAKLVEVLDEVLSPFKQRSFFLRQYARVWYDPNQGLRKQFCTKAEMCEPLNMKGFVLDEQANGALHDAILVERHSSEVRGQDVFQFFQKMLSSFIIQHEKKMFRQVCGIPQGSSVSALLCNLCYGHMENSLLKDVTKGGCLMRLVDDFLLITPHLSKATEFLTMLMSGVPEYGCKINPQKVAVNFPVCDEWLNCGVTVFPSCCLFPWCGLMLDTHRLDIYKDYSRYDGLSLRYSLTIGSTHSPATVMKKLLSIIRLKCTGIFVDLRVSCVCEEFAPGPEHWGKSVILSEDDLDYGSSY; this is encoded by the exons ATGACAGACGGCCGGTTAAAACATGTGCTCGACATTCTGCGCTCGTTATACCCGTCAGTTCAGACCCTGGAGGAGTTTACACACGGACTCGTGTTCAGTGATGGACAGAAGCCGCTTTTACTGGAGGAGTCTGACGGCGCGCGCTTCAAAACACTCCTCAGGGGACTGATGATATGCGCGCTCACGCCGCTTCAGCAGCTGCGCGCTCCCGCACAG CTCAGCACACTGCCTGAAGTTTTGGCGTTCACACTGAACCACATTAAACGTAAGAAACTGCGTAACGTCCTGGGATTCAGCTATCAGTGCAGCGACGTGCTGGCGTGCTCGGATCCCTTCAGATTCCACGGAGACATCTCTCAGAGCGCTGCTTACATCAGCACCAGCGAGCTGTGGAAGAAAATCAACCAGAGACTCGGGACGGAGATCACCAGATACCTGCTGCAGGACTGTGCCATCTTCATCACCGTCCCGCCCTCGTGTTTACTGCAGGTGTGCGGCGAGCCCCTGTACGACCTCCTGCTCCCGCAGACTTGCTCTGGATTCTTCCTCAGCCACGTCTCGCCTCAAATGTCCTACAACTTGACACGTAAAATTCCCTTCAGAACACGGATTATTAAAAGTAATAGGAATATAGTCATGGAAAAGACTAAAAAGAGAGATCGGAATGAGGATGCGGAAGATAAACATAAAGATTTCCCTGCCACAAAACGACAAAGGGTGATTATGGAAACCGAGAAGGGCATCGACACCCTCGAGAAAGATTTAGGACCGCGGACGGACACCAATCGCCCTTCGACCGCCCGTCCTCAAAGCCATGGAGTAAAGAGCTGGAAGGCAGCGGACCAGTGCCCGCCTCGCCCATCTCACTGCTCCATCCGTGTACTGAGCATGCTCTACAACGGGCGTGGCATGAAGTGCTTCCTACTCAACAGGAAGTTAAAAGCAGGCATGAGCGCTGTTAGGCGCTTGCAGGGTGTGGATCTTGTTCGATTAGTATTCCTTCAAGAACAATCTAATGTGTCCGACGGAAAGTCCAAACCTAAAAAACTTCCCAAACGTTTCTTCAACACTGTACCGCTGTTCAGTCGACTCCTACGGCAGCACAGGAAGTGCCCATACACCCTCTTCCTGCAGAGGAAGTGCTCCAGGAACACATGGGAACAGGATGTGGAGTCTTTGCTGGGCTCACACTACTCACCCTACAGGGTGTATCTGTTTGTGAGGGAATGTTTGCGATACGTTATTCCAGAGGAACTCTGGGGCTCCCAGGAAAACCAGCTCCACTTCCTGTCTAATGTGAAGAACTTCCTGCGACTTGGAAAATTTGAGCGTTTCTCATTGGCCCAGCTGATGTGGAGGATGAAGGTTACGGACTGCCATTGGCTGGGACCCAACAAac GTCAGTGTGCCAGTGAGCACCGGTACCGGGAGTGGATCTTCGGTCAGTTTCTGCTCTGGCTGTTGAATGAGTACGTTATCGGCCTGGTGAAAGCGCTGTTCTACGTCACCGAGAGTATGGGCCAGAAACACACACTGCGCTTCTACAGGAGAGAAGTGTGGAGCAAACTATACGAGCGGGCGTTCAG AGTTCATCTGTCTAAGGGCCAGTGGAGGGCGCTGTCTCCTTCTGAAGTGATCAAATTccctaaaaccaccataaaatcCCGAATTCGTTTCATCCCAAAGACCAACAGCATGAGACCCATCACACGACTCTCTGGAACCAGAGAAGCACTGCAG CATTTCCAGAGTTGCGTGCGAGTGTTGCAGAACGTGCTGAGCGTGTGTGTGCGGGAGGCCCCGGGGCCGATGGGCTCGACGGTTTGGGGTTGGCAAGACATCCAAAGAGTTCTTGCAGAGTTCACGCCGCAGCAGAAATGCTCACCACGACCACTGTACTTCGTTAAG GTAGACGTGAGCGGGGCGTATGACAGTCTTCCTCACGCCAAGCTGGTGGAGGTGTTGGATGAGGTGTTGAGTCCGTTCAAACAGCGGAGTTTCTTTCTGCGGCAGTACGCTCGCGTGTGGTACGACCCCAACCAGGGTCTGAGGAAACAGTTCTGCACTAAA GCAGAGATGTGTGAACCTCTGAACATGAAGGGGTTTGTTCTGGATGAACAGGCCAACGGAGCCTTACACGATGCCATCTTAGTGGAGCGG CACTCGTCTGAGGTCAGAGGTCAAGATGTGTTTCAGTTCTTCCAGAAGATGTTGAGCAGCTTCATCATCCAGCATGAGAAGAA aatGTTCCGTCAGGTGTGTGGGATTCCTCAGGGATCTTCAGTGTCGGCTCTGTTGTGTAATCTGTGTTACGGACACATGGAGAACTCTTTACTGAAAGACGTCACAAAGGGCGG GTGTCTGATGAGGCTGGTTGATGATTTTTTGCTCATTACGCCTCATCTGAGTAAGGCCACAGAGTTCCTGAC gATGTTGATGTCTGGCGTTCCTGAATATGGTTGTAAAATAAACCCACAGAAAGTGGCGGTGAATTTCCCCGTGTGTGACGAGTGGCTGAATTGTGGTGTGACTGTGTTTCCATCATGTTGTCTGTTCCCGTGGTGCGGTCTGATGCTCGACACACACAGGCTGGATATCTATAAGGATTACTCACG CTATGATGGCCTATCGCTGCGCTACAGCCTGACGATAGGCTCCACCCACTCACCAGCCACGGTCATGAAGAAGCTGCTGTCAATCATCAGACTCAAGTGTACTGGAATCTTTGTAGACCTCAGG
- the nup42 gene encoding LOW QUALITY PROTEIN: nucleoporin NUP42 (The sequence of the model RefSeq protein was modified relative to this genomic sequence to represent the inferred CDS: deleted 1 base in 1 codon), whose product MTVCSFFLQGRCRYGDKCWNEHPEAKGGGGGGGGGDYRGNQQSNRGGFGNRVWINPSQRTGGGDYIQASTFSRGGGNDWNRGGGTRDTKSSDFSFSTQNRFSALNTNSNFDKGGQNSADDNAKHVETIQQDMESWQISGQWPFSCYSVLKTQISGFVELSPEELRLEYYTSSASGDLQAYENSVQQLANQWRSRVQELQTMSSSTQISVISELNNSSSQTSSHGFGSSGFGFSSTASGIGTGGFGSGSQSSSTFSFATPGIGFGASNTQQASGFSSTSTTAQPSTGFGSSAPSAASFSFAAPDVANKPSTGAFGSATAFSFKSPSSGSSAGGFGSGFGSAAPAGGVSVSQSSGSLFGGAAGIGNTGNAADNLFTAQSDLTPDELKEFTAKRFTLGQIPLKPPPADLLMV is encoded by the exons ATGACCGTGTGCAGCTTCTTTCTCCAGGGCCGCTGCAGATACGGAGATAAATGCTGGAATGAACATCCG GAGGcgaaaggaggaggaggaggaggaggaggaggagattaTAGAGGAAACCAGCAGAGCAACAGAGGAG GCTTTGGAAATCGAGTGTGGATAAACCCCTCTCAACGGACCGGTGGTGGCGATTACATCCAGGCCTCAACGTTTTCTCGTGGTGGTGGTAATGACTGGAACAGAGGTGGTGGGACGAGAGACACCAAAAGCTCTGATTTCAGCTTCTCCACCCAGAACAGATTCTCAGCACTCAACACTAACAGTAACTTTGATAAAGGAGGACAAAACTCAGCGGATGACAATGCAAAACATGT tgaAACAATCCAGCAAGATATGGAGTCCTGGCAGATTTCTGGCCAGTGGCCATTTTCATGTTATTCTGTTCTCAAGACACAGATCTCAG GGTTCGTTGAGTTGTCTCCTGAAGAGCTGAGACTGGAATATTACACTAGCAGTGCATCTGGTGACCTGCAGGCTTAT GAGAACTCAGTGCAGCAGCTGGCCAACCAATGGAGGAGCAGAGTTCAAGAACTCCAAACTATGAGCAGCTCCACTCAGATCAGTGTG ATTTCAGAGCTCAATAACTCCAGTTCTCAAACATCATCACATGGGTTTGGATCATCAGGCTTTGGGTTCAGCTCGACCGCATCTGGCATCGGAACTGGAG GGTTTGGCTCGGGCTCTCAGAGCAGCAGCACTTTTAGCTTTGCCACGCCCGGAATTGGTTTCGGTGCATCAAATACCCAGCAAGCATCTGGATTCAGCTCTACGTCCACCACAGCTCAGCCCTCGACGGGTTTCGGCAGTTCCGCTCCTTCTGCGGCGTCCTTTTCCTTTGCAGCTCCAGACGTGGCAAATAAACCCAGCACGGGAGCGTTCGGCTCAGCCACGGCGTTCAGCTTCAAATCGCCCTCTTCCGGTAGCTCTGCGGGAGGGTTTGGCAGCGGGTTTGGGTCAGCGGCACCAGCAGGGGGTGTCAGTGTGAGTCAGAGCAGCGGCAGTTTGTTTGGTGGAGCGGCAGGCATTGGGAATACTGGGAATGCTGCGGACAATCTCTTCACAGCTCAGAGTGATCTGACCCCTGACGAACTGAAGGAATTCACAGCGAAACGCTTCACACTGGGACAAATCCCCCTTAAACCGCCTCCCGCTGACCTGCTCATGGTCTGA